DNA from Xanthomonas hyacinthi:
TGGGCGAGGACCTGGTGTTCGACCTGGCGCCGGCGCAGCGCGATTTCGGCTACGCGCCGCGCGCCTTCGCCCTGGATGCGGCGATGCTGGGCATGCCGCGCTGAGGCGCGGGCGCCGCGCGGCGCAGCGCCTGGCTCAGTAGCGCCAGTGCATGCGCCGATAGAGCTTGGCCAGCACCCAGGCCGGCCCGATCAGCAGGGACACCAGGTCGGTGAGGAAGCTGGGCTTGTGGCCTTCCAGCTTGTGCCCGACGAACTGCGCGATCCAGGCCACCACGAACACGCCCACGGCCAGCCATAGCAGGCCGTGCAGGCCGAGCCGCGCCTCCAGCAGCCGGCACAGGCAGCCGCAGAAGAAGAACGCCGCCAGCATGCCGTAGCCCAGCGGCCGCGACAGCCGGTTGTAGAACATCCACGCCGCGAACATGCCCAGTGCCGCCCACAGCCCGCTCTGGAACCAGCTGCCGCCGCCCGGAATGCACCACAGCAGCGCCATCACCGACCACAGGTTCGCCGGCACCGCGAGCACATGCAGGCGCTGGTTGGCGGCATTGCGGTGATCGTCGGAATAGCTGGCGAAATAGCGGTCGATCGGGCGCGCGTAGGCGGTGGTGTCCATCGTCCCTCCCAGGAATCGGGCCAGCATAGCGCCATCGGCGCGGCGATGCGGAGACAGCGGCCGCGCCGGCGCAGGCGCCTGCCTGGGCCATGTCGGTCGGGCCCCACAGGGCCGCCGTGCGGCGGCGAATCGGCGCAGCGCAAAAAAAAACCCGTCGTCGGCACAATATCGACCGCGCTGCCACGTCTGCAACAGCATGAGCCCATCGAACCCAGCGCCCGAGACCGACCGCGCCATCGCCGCGACGGTCCTGCGCGAGCGCTCCAGGCTCGGCAACTTCATCCGCCGCCGCGTGCTCGACCGCGCCGAGGCCGAGGACATCCTGCAGGACGTGCTCTCCGAGTTCGTGCAGGCCTACCGGCTTCCCGCGCCGATCGAGCAGGCCAGCGCCTGGTTGTTCCAGGTCGCGCGCAACCGCATCATCGATCGCTTCCGCAAGCGCCAGGCGCAGCCGCCGGACAGGCATCTCGACGAGGGCGCCGACGTTGCCGACGACGACGACACGCTGCGCCTGGATCTGGCGCTGCCGGCGCCTGGCGGCGGGCCGGACGCCGCATATGCGCGCACGCGCTTGCTGCTGGCCTTGCAGCAGGCGCTGGACGAATTGCCGGAAAACCAGAGCGAGGTGTTCGTGGCCCACGAGTTCGAGGGGCGCAGTTTCAAGCAGATGGCCGCCGACAGCGGCATCGCGATCAACACCTTGTTGGCGCGCAAGCGCTACGCCGTGCTGTACCTGCGCGCGCGCCTGCAAACGGCTTACGACGAACTCGAATTCTGAAGGAGTGAACAAGATGGCATTCAAAGCGAGATATCTGGGCAAGGCGGTGTTCGTGCTGGCGGCGCTGGCCGTCCTCGGCGCGGTGGTCATGCTGCTGTGGAATGCGGTCGTGCCGTTCGCCGTGAGCGGCGCGCACCCGATCGACTATCCACATGCGGTGGGATTGCTGGTGCTCAGCCGCATTCTGTTCGGCGGATTCCGCGGGCACGGTGGCTGGCACAGGCACCGCCACTGGGAGAAATGGCAGGCGATGACGCCGGAAGAGCGCGAGCAGTTCAAGCACGCCATGCATCGCCGCCGGCACCGGGGCGAACGCCAGTGAAGCCATTGCACGATGCGATGACGGTGTGCCGGCAGGCGCCGGGCGCGGTGCAGCCGAGCGTCGACTTGACGCGCTGCGAGGGCAAGGGCGATTGCGTCGCGGTGTGCCCGGAGCAGGTGTTCGAACTGCGCCGCATCGACGCGCCACACTATCGCCGCCTGGGCCTGCTGCACCGGTTCAAGCTGCGCGTGCACGGCATGCGCGTGGCTTATACGCCGAACGCCGACGCCTGCCGTGGCTGCGGCCTGTGCGTGGCCGCCTGCCCGGAGCATGCGATCACGCTGCGCCGCGGGGAGCCGGCATGAGCGCCGCGGCCGCGGCGTCCCCGCCGGGTTTCACCGGCTACCAGAAGGCGGTGGCGGGCATGCTGGCGTTCCTGCAGTTCGCCGTCATCCTCGACTTCATGCTGATGTCGCCGCTGGGCGCGACGATCATGCCGGCGCTGCGTATCGGCCCGGCCCAGTTCGGGCTGGTGGTCTCCGCGTACGCGTTCAGTGCCGCCATTTCCGGACTGCTGACCGCCGGCTTCGCCGACCGCTTCGACCGCAAAAGGATCCTGCTGTTCTTCTACGCCGGCTTCGTCGTCGGCACCGCGTGGTGCGGCCTGGCGCAGAGCTTCCACAGCCTGCTGCTGGCGCGCATCGTCACCGGCCTGTTCGGTGGCGTGATCGGCTCGGTGGTGCTGGCCATCGCCGCCGACCGGTTTCCCGCGCAGCAGCGCGGCCGGGTGATGGGCCTGATCCAGACCGCCTTCGCGGCCAGCCAGGTGCTGGGCATCCCCATCGGCCTGTCCCTGTCCAACCGCTGGGACTGGCATGCGCCGTTCCTGGCGATGGCCGGGCTCGGCCTGCTCGCCGGCCTGGTCGTGGCCTGGCGGCTGCAGCCGGTCACCGACCACCTGCATGCGCCGCGCGAACACGGCGCATGGCGGCACCTGCTGCACACCTTCGCCGTGCCTCGGCACCTGCCCGCGTTCGCGGCGACCGCGCTGTTGAGCATCGGCGGCTTCATGCTGATGCCGTTCGGTAGCGCCTTCATCGTCGGCAACCTCGGCATCGACCTGCACAGCCTGCCCACCATCTACCTGATCACCGGGCTGTGCGCGATCGTGTTCGGCCCGATGATCGGCCGCGCGACCGACAGCTTCGGCATCCTGCGCGTGTTCACCTTCGGTACGCTCGCCTCGATCGTCATGGTGCTGGTCTACACCCACCTGGTCCGGGCGTCGCTGCCGGTGCTGATCGTGGTCAACGTGCTGCTGTTCGCGGCGATCTTCTCGCGCATGATCCCGTTCCAGGCGCTGGCTGCCTCGGTACCGTCGGTGGCGCAGCGCGGCGCCTTCAACGCCATCGGCGCCTCCGTGCAGCAGCTGTCCGGCGGCCTGGCATCGCTGATCGCCGGGCACATCGTCAGCGTTGGCGCCGACGGCAGGCTGCAGCATTTCGACAGGGTCGGCTATGTGATGGTCGCCGTCTCGCTGGTGGCCTGGGTCCTGCTGCGTGGCCTGCAACGCCGAATGCAGCGCGAGCCGGAACTGCAGGTCGCCGCGCCGGGCTGAATCGCAGCGCGGCACCCTGCAGCGTTCGCCATGCCGAGCGCGTGCACACTGCCGGCGTGCGTGCCGTTCACGCCGGCGCCGGCGCCGGCAGCGCGGCAGCGGCGGGCGTCAGCGCCCGCCTTGCACGATGCGTTGCTGCGCTTCCTGCACGTTTTGCTGTTGCGCCGCCTGGCTGGCCAGCAGCTGCGCATTGGTCTGTTCCAGTGGCGGCGCAGGTTGTTGCAGGTCCACCACCGCGCGGAAGCCGGGCGTGGTGCCGAGCACGTAGGCCTTGTCGTCCTGCACGGTGATGCTGCGCAGCTTGTCGGCGCTGTCGATCCCATTCTGCTTGGCCTGCAGCGCGACGTTGGCTGCGACCTCCGGCGTGGTGCCTTCGGGCATGCGCTCGCGCACGGTCTTGACCAGCGCATTCTCGGGCGCAGCGGCGGGCCCCCGGTTCTGCGCCGCATGCGCCTGCTCCTGCGGCGCGCGCAGTTGTTCGCGCAGGCTGCCCAGCGTCTGCGCCCCGGCCTTGCCGTCGACCTGCAGCCCATGCGCCTGCTGGTAGGTGCGCACCGCATCGCGGGTGTTGTCGCCGAAGCGGCCGTCCTCGGTCAACGGCCGGCCATGCGCATCGTGCACGCCGAGTTGGTTGAGCTGCTGCTGCAGTTTGCGCACGTCCTCGCTGCGGTCGCCGTGGCGCAGCGTCTCGCTTGTGCCCTGGTGCTGCCCACGCTCACCGGCCTCGACCTGGCGGCCTTGGTTCCACCAGGTTTCAGGGCTGATGTTGCGCCCGCTTGGGTCGCGCATCTGGTAGTGCACGTGCTGGGCGTACTGAGCGCGTCCGTCGGGATCGCGCCCGCCCATCGTGCCGATCGGATCGCCGGCGCGCACGGTCTGGCCTTCTTGCACCGAGCGCGAATCCAGATGCAGGATTTCGTGCGAATTTCCCTGCGCGTCGCGGATCTTCACCGTGCCGTACTGGCCTCCGGAAAAGGTCACCGTACCGGCGATCGGGGCATGCACGGTTGGGTGTTGCAAGTTGCGCCCGGCTTGTCCGCCTTCATAGTTGAAGTCGGTGCTGCCATGCTCGCCGCGGTTGCCGCGGTGCTCGCCGTAGTGGCCGGTAATGTGCGGATCGGTGCCGCCTTGGCCGGGCAGCATGCGCTCCATGGTCTGCTGGAAGTCGCTGCGGGTGGTATGGGCAGCGGCTGCTGGCTGGTGGTCGGCGCGCGCGGGTGGGGGAACGGTCTGGCCCAGCCTTCCGTGCGCCAGGTTCTGCATCAACTCGGGGGTAAGGTCGCGTTCCCAACGATCGAATCGGTTTTCCCGATCCTGTAGACCGTTTGGAGGATCGCTGCCGTTGATCGCGGCTCCCGCTTCGCGGGCACTATCGCGTGCCGCGGTCGGAACGTTTTGCTGCCAGTACCACGTCGCGATGCGTGAGGCGTTCTCGGGTTGCGCGGCCAACTCGGGATGATTCACCAAGTCCAGCTCCAAGGCCTCTCCGGCGGCCCTGTACTGGTCCTTGCCAGTGAGCTGAATATAACCGCGTCCATGATAGCGAAGGCCATCGCCGGGCTCATCATTGCCCATGCGCCCGCCGTACATCAGTTCGGCCAGACGCTCCGGGCGACCATTCAATGCTTCGAGACGAGCGCTTTCCAGGGCTTCAGGTCCTTCGCGCAATGCGGAACGGACGTTGGCCGTGATTTGCCAACTCCCCTTGGTGTAGCGAAAGCTCTCCTCGAGCCGATTGAGTCCCCCTGATTCATGGCCTACCTGGGCCATGAAGTTGGCCAATTCTCCAGGATTGGAGATGCCTGCCGCGTAGGCGTCGCCAAGCAGCTGGTTTTCTCTGTCTGTTGTTGCCATGGTGTAGCTCCTCATTTCTCAGCAACGTTGAAGTGACGGACTGCATCCCTGTCCGTACCAGCCATTCCCTCCTTTTAATTCGTACCCGCCTCCGCTTTTTCCTCCAGAGGCCCAACCTTGGGTAGGTTGGCCGGATCGAAATCTGCGAATGTCACCTGTCCGAAATCCTTGGGCGCCAATTCCAGTGTCTTGTGCTGCTCGGTCGCCGTATCCGTAAGTTCGCGCACCACCTTGTCCAGGAGCCAGGTCTTGCGGTCGGCGGCGTAGCGGAAGATGTAGTCATCGCCCCAGCGTTCGCGCGAGCCGCCCGAAATCGAGATCGTGAACTGGCCTTTTTCGATGCGCGAATAGGCATACGGATCGCCAGCCAAACCGCCGCAGCGTGCGCAGGGCACGATGCGCGAGTTCTCCGCGGATTTGTGCAGCGATCCGGCAGCGTCCTGAGTCAGCAGAATGACGGTGCGAGGCGCGCCTTCGCCGAGCTTCTCGTTGCCGGCTGGCGGCGGCGACATCACGATCAATGCGTCCGAGTGACCGGCACCGGTCAGGTCGCCGCGGATGGTTTCCACGACTTTCATTCCGGCCGGCACAAAGGAATCGACGTCATGCATTGGTGCATTCCCTTGCTGCGTAGTAGGCGGGGGGGCGCTCTGGCCTTGATCGGCGGCGGGTGTCTGCTTTCCCGGCCCGGTGCCCATGGCCGAGGTGTTTTCGCCAGGTTGCGGACCTCCACAGGCGGCAAGGACGATAGCCAGGGCAGGTGCGATCATTTTCAGGGGCTGCAATGTTGTTTCCTCGGCAAGAAGCGATGGAGTCCGTCATTGTCCAGCGATCCGGCGATCCATGTGCGGTCGAAAAAATCGACAGGAAAAGCGGTCGGGGCATCTTGAGTGCGGCTTGGAGCATCGCGAACATCTCCATGGCTTGCGTGGCCGGGCGCCCAATCACAGAGACTGGTCGTCCACCTTTACCAGCGTCCAGCACGGGCGCTGGGCGAAGTGGTAGACCTGTTGGTCGCCGGTGTCCGCTGTGCGGACCAATACCTTGCGGCCGCCGGCATCTTCGGAAACCGCGACTTCGCGGCGGCTGTTGCGTGCCGCGTCCAGGTTCGGGATCACCGGCCACTCGACCTCGGGCAGCGGGACTTCGCGGGTCACCGGCGTCGGCTCGGGCTGTGCGTCCGGGTCGCGCTGGATCATCGTCAGCGGATTGGCCGTGGCCTTTTGCTGCACTGCGATGTCGGCGCTGAAGCGCTTGAGGAAGCTGTTGAAATCGGCATCGGGGCAACCCGGCGCGGCCTGAGCGGGGGCCGCGGCCGGCGTGGACGGGGGCGATGCGACGGCGGTGGACTCGGCCTGTTGCGCCTTGCAGGCGGCAAGCGTCAGGCCAAGCGCAAGAGCGGTCAAAAAGGTGCGTGCGTAGACCAACGGATCCTCCTGATCTGGTTGGGTGGCATGACTACGTTCGGAGCGTCAGTTTTATTGGCGGTGGGTAAAAAAGCGGTGAAATCCGTTGGAGCGTCGTCCGGCTCGAATCGCCGACGGATTCCCGGCATGTGCGAATGCCGCAGCTGCGACCGACGTGCGGCATCGGGGTCTCTTTGCCGGCCCCAAAATCGATCCGCCTGTGATCGGACCGCCGTCGGCCGCGGCTACATGCCGTTGGAAAACACATCCAGCGTGTCGGCGCTTACCCAGCCCTGGGCGCAGTCGCCCGCATAGATGCCGGGTGCGGTGACGCGGCAGGCGCCGCCGCTGCCTTGCACGGTGCGCTGGATAGGGCGATCGCCATTGCTGCACAGGGCGTTGTCATTGCACTTGGCGACGCTGCCGGTCGGTACCGCCATGACGTAATAGTAGAGCGGTTGCTGTCCGGCCCGGCCGATGCCCTGGATGCAGACGAACTGCCCCTGCGCGAACCTGGCGCGGGGGCGCGCATTGCTGCCGGTGGTAGGAACCCGGTCGAGCGCATCCGCGCCTTTGGCCTGCGCCACGCTGGCGAAGAAGCCGTCGTCGCCGCAATCGGGAGACAGGTCGACGTCATAGAAGTCGCCCGCGTCGAGATTGCCTGCGGTGCAACCATGCGCGGTCTGGGCATCGGCGCAACGGACGCCGCTCGCCTCGATCAGCGCCTGCAATGCGTCGCCCGGCGATGCAGCAGGCGCAGGCGTTGCCGCAGATGCCGGAGCTGATGTCCGAGCCGATGCGGCAGTGACGGCGTGTTCGCCTGCAGTGCAGGCGCCAAGCGCCAGCAGCAAACCCGTCCTGCACAGGCTGCGGAGAAAAGAAAAACGAGCGCGAGCGGACTGCGTCATTGCGGCCTCTGCACCGATAGGGAACATGCATTGCGCGCGGCGGCCACGAAAGAACTGGCAGCAGCCTGCGCTAAAAAAATACGTCTGCGATGCGCCGAAGGGCCTGCCCGGAGAAGCCAAGCCCGTTGCGATTCGCGATCAGGTTACCTGCACGTCAGTCGATCGAAATCCCCGCCAGCCGCTGCAGCGCTTCGGCGTACTTGGCGCGGGTGCGCTCGATCACGTCCTGCGGCAGGCGCGGGCCGGGCGCGGTCTTGCCCCAGTCCAGCGTCTCCAGGTAGTCGCGCACGAACTGCTTGTCGTAGCTGGGCGGGCTGGTGCCCACCTGGTATTCGTCGGCCGGCCAGTAGCGCGAGGAATCCGGGGTCAGCATCTCGTCCATGATGTACAGGCGGCCGTCGGCATCGGTGCCGAACTCGAACTTGGTGTCGGCCAGCAGGATGCCGCGCTCGGCGGCGAAGTCGGCGGCGAAGCGGTAGATGCGCAGGGTGGCGTCGCGCACGCGCTCGGCCAGCTCGGCGCCGACGGCCTTGACCATCGCGTCGAAGTCGATGTTCTCGTCGTGGTCGCCAAGCGCGGCCTTGGTCGAGGGGGTGAAGATCGGTTCGGCCAGTTTCTCGGCCTGGCGCAGGCCGTCGGGCAGTTCGATGCCGCTGATCTTGCCGGTGCGCTGGTAGTCCTGCCAGCCGCTGCCGATCAGGTAGCCGCGGGCGATCGCCTCCACCGGCACCGGCTTGAGCTTCCTGGTCACCACCGCGCGCCGGGCGTACAGCGCCGCGTCCACGCCAGCGGGCAGCACCGCGGCCATGTCGATGCCGGTGAGGTGGTTGGGCATCAGGTGTTCGGTCTTCTTGAACCAGAAGTTGGAGACCTGGCACAGCATCTCGCCCTTGCCCGGGATCGGGTCGGGCAGCACCACGTCGAAGGCGGACAGGCGGTCGCTGGCGACCATCAGCAGGTAGTCGCCGGGCGGGGCGTCGGCGGGCAGGCGCTCGCGCGGAAGATCGAATACGTCGCGGACCTTGCCCCGGTGACGCAACGGCAGGCCGGGCAGATCGGATTGCAACAGCGTGGTGGACACAGGCACTCCTACGGACTTCGCAATGGCGGCTGTCCCGGGACCCGGCGGGCCCGCGGCTCGACAGCGGGCCGCGTAGTGTACGGCCGGAAAGCCCCGCTGTGCCGTAAAATGCGAGGCCTTGTCCGCCGAGCCCGCCCTCGCCCATGCACTGGTACGGAAAACTGCTCGGCGCCATCGCCGGGGCGCTGCTGTTCCGGCCCAATCCGGTGTTCGGCGCGGTGCTCGGGCTGCTGGTCGGGCATGCCTTCGATGCCGACTGGTTCAAGCTCGGCCAGCGCGACGACCCCTACCGCGAGCTGGGCGTGCGCCGCGACGCCACCGATGCCGAGATCGAGCTGGCCTACCGCCGGCTGATCTCCCAGTACCACCCCGACAAGGTCGCCGGCGCCAGCCCGGAGCTGCGCGCGCGGGCCGAGCAGAAGGCCAGCCGGCTCAACACCGCCTACGACCGTATCCGCACCCTGCGCAAGCGCTGAGACCTTCGCCATGTCCGACTGCATCATTTCCCCGTCCATCCTGTCCGCCGACTTCGCCCGCCTCGGCGAGGAAGTGGACAACGTGCTCAAGGCCGGCGCCGACTGGATCCATTTCGACGTGATGGACAACCACTACGTACCGAATCTGACCATCGGCCCGATGGTGTGCCAGGCGCTGCGCAAGCACGGCGTCACCGCGCCGATCGACGTGCACCTGATGGTCGAGCCGGTGGACCGGCTGATCCCAGACTTTGCCGAGGCCGGTGCCAGCCTGATCAGCTTCCATCCCGAGGCCAGCCGCCACGTGCACCGCAGCATCCAGCTGATCAAGTCGCACGGCTGCAAGGCCGGGCTGGTGCTCAACCCGGCCACACCGGTGGACATCCTCGACTGGGTGCTCGACGACCTGGATCTGGTGCTGGTGATGTCGGTCAACCCGGGCTTCGGCGGCCAGGCCTTCATCCCCTCGGCGCTGGACAAGCTGCGCGCGATCCGCGCCAGGATCGACGCCCGCGGCAAGCCGATCCGGCTGGAGATCGACGGCGGGGTCAAGCCGGACAACATCGCCGCGATCGCCGCCGCCGGCGCCGACACCTTCGTCGCCGGCTCGGCCATCTTCAACGCCCCCGACTATGCCGCGGTGATCGCGCAGATGCGGGCGGCGGTGGCGGCGCGCTGACATGGCCGCACTGCACATCCGCCCGGCCACCGCCGACGAC
Protein-coding regions in this window:
- a CDS encoding DUF962 domain-containing protein, translating into MDTTAYARPIDRYFASYSDDHRNAANQRLHVLAVPANLWSVMALLWCIPGGGSWFQSGLWAALGMFAAWMFYNRLSRPLGYGMLAAFFFCGCLCRLLEARLGLHGLLWLAVGVFVVAWIAQFVGHKLEGHKPSFLTDLVSLLIGPAWVLAKLYRRMHWRY
- a CDS encoding RNA polymerase sigma factor, which encodes MSPSNPAPETDRAIAATVLRERSRLGNFIRRRVLDRAEAEDILQDVLSEFVQAYRLPAPIEQASAWLFQVARNRIIDRFRKRQAQPPDRHLDEGADVADDDDTLRLDLALPAPGGGPDAAYARTRLLLALQQALDELPENQSEVFVAHEFEGRSFKQMAADSGIAINTLLARKRYAVLYLRARLQTAYDELEF
- a CDS encoding 4Fe-4S dicluster domain-containing protein; translation: MKPLHDAMTVCRQAPGAVQPSVDLTRCEGKGDCVAVCPEQVFELRRIDAPHYRRLGLLHRFKLRVHGMRVAYTPNADACRGCGLCVAACPEHAITLRRGEPA
- a CDS encoding MFS transporter produces the protein MSAAAAASPPGFTGYQKAVAGMLAFLQFAVILDFMLMSPLGATIMPALRIGPAQFGLVVSAYAFSAAISGLLTAGFADRFDRKRILLFFYAGFVVGTAWCGLAQSFHSLLLARIVTGLFGGVIGSVVLAIAADRFPAQQRGRVMGLIQTAFAASQVLGIPIGLSLSNRWDWHAPFLAMAGLGLLAGLVVAWRLQPVTDHLHAPREHGAWRHLLHTFAVPRHLPAFAATALLSIGGFMLMPFGSAFIVGNLGIDLHSLPTIYLITGLCAIVFGPMIGRATDSFGILRVFTFGTLASIVMVLVYTHLVRASLPVLIVVNVLLFAAIFSRMIPFQALAASVPSVAQRGAFNAIGASVQQLSGGLASLIAGHIVSVGADGRLQHFDRVGYVMVAVSLVAWVLLRGLQRRMQREPELQVAAPG
- a CDS encoding peptidoglycan-binding protein, whose translation is MATTDRENQLLGDAYAAGISNPGELANFMAQVGHESGGLNRLEESFRYTKGSWQITANVRSALREGPEALESARLEALNGRPERLAELMYGGRMGNDEPGDGLRYHGRGYIQLTGKDQYRAAGEALELDLVNHPELAAQPENASRIATWYWQQNVPTAARDSAREAGAAINGSDPPNGLQDRENRFDRWERDLTPELMQNLAHGRLGQTVPPPARADHQPAAAAHTTRSDFQQTMERMLPGQGGTDPHITGHYGEHRGNRGEHGSTDFNYEGGQAGRNLQHPTVHAPIAGTVTFSGGQYGTVKIRDAQGNSHEILHLDSRSVQEGQTVRAGDPIGTMGGRDPDGRAQYAQHVHYQMRDPSGRNISPETWWNQGRQVEAGERGQHQGTSETLRHGDRSEDVRKLQQQLNQLGVHDAHGRPLTEDGRFGDNTRDAVRTYQQAHGLQVDGKAGAQTLGSLREQLRAPQEQAHAAQNRGPAAAPENALVKTVRERMPEGTTPEVAANVALQAKQNGIDSADKLRSITVQDDKAYVLGTTPGFRAVVDLQQPAPPLEQTNAQLLASQAAQQQNVQEAQQRIVQGGR
- a CDS encoding phosphoribosylaminoimidazolesuccinocarboxamide synthase yields the protein MSTTLLQSDLPGLPLRHRGKVRDVFDLPRERLPADAPPGDYLLMVASDRLSAFDVVLPDPIPGKGEMLCQVSNFWFKKTEHLMPNHLTGIDMAAVLPAGVDAALYARRAVVTRKLKPVPVEAIARGYLIGSGWQDYQRTGKISGIELPDGLRQAEKLAEPIFTPSTKAALGDHDENIDFDAMVKAVGAELAERVRDATLRIYRFAADFAAERGILLADTKFEFGTDADGRLYIMDEMLTPDSSRYWPADEYQVGTSPPSYDKQFVRDYLETLDWGKTAPGPRLPQDVIERTRAKYAEALQRLAGISID
- a CDS encoding J domain-containing protein — translated: MHWYGKLLGAIAGALLFRPNPVFGAVLGLLVGHAFDADWFKLGQRDDPYRELGVRRDATDAEIELAYRRLISQYHPDKVAGASPELRARAEQKASRLNTAYDRIRTLRKR
- the rpe gene encoding ribulose-phosphate 3-epimerase, whose translation is MSDCIISPSILSADFARLGEEVDNVLKAGADWIHFDVMDNHYVPNLTIGPMVCQALRKHGVTAPIDVHLMVEPVDRLIPDFAEAGASLISFHPEASRHVHRSIQLIKSHGCKAGLVLNPATPVDILDWVLDDLDLVLVMSVNPGFGGQAFIPSALDKLRAIRARIDARGKPIRLEIDGGVKPDNIAAIAAAGADTFVAGSAIFNAPDYAAVIAQMRAAVAAR